The Peptococcaceae bacterium 1198_IL3148 genome window below encodes:
- a CDS encoding MFS transporter, translated as MENKHWKRKLFAIYTGQFFSLLSSAAVQFSIIWWLTDTTGSPLILTLAGLAGFLPQALIGPLAGTLTDRHSRKAMMILVDITVALGSLLLFITMYFSEPNIALVLLILVVRSLATAFHMPAMQASIPLLAPEEHLTNVAGWGQTVSSISNIAGPAVGMSLLAVSSLEWVLLLDVLGAVIASSVLLFIHIPRVSRTEEQFASNFMAEMKAGYQAIVKHPIVLKLTMVMTVVALLYIPLGTYFPLMTRNHFEKGVVEAGLVEIVFAIGLIAGGSIIGVLGDRFGKVKTMAVGMMLMGVALFVSGFLTPSLFYVFVVLSSLVGLSGPIFSAPFYAYIQTEIEPHLLGRVFSFVTSLSLLATPIGYAMAGILIELTSVSTLFSIIGALIILNGFVATKTK; from the coding sequence ATGGAAAATAAACATTGGAAACGCAAATTATTTGCCATATATACAGGACAATTCTTTTCACTACTAAGTAGTGCCGCTGTTCAATTTAGTATTATCTGGTGGTTAACAGATACAACAGGTTCACCACTTATATTAACGCTGGCAGGATTGGCAGGATTTTTACCGCAAGCATTGATTGGACCATTGGCCGGAACGTTAACTGATCGTCACTCTCGTAAAGCCATGATGATTTTAGTAGATATTACTGTCGCGCTGGGGAGTTTACTGTTATTTATAACGATGTATTTTAGCGAGCCGAATATCGCATTAGTCCTACTCATTTTAGTTGTTCGTTCACTTGCAACCGCATTTCATATGCCGGCAATGCAAGCTTCAATACCATTACTTGCGCCGGAAGAGCATCTGACAAATGTTGCCGGATGGGGTCAGACGGTGAGTTCTATTTCCAATATTGCCGGGCCAGCAGTAGGTATGTCGTTACTTGCGGTTAGTTCGCTTGAATGGGTGTTATTGTTAGATGTTTTAGGGGCAGTTATTGCAAGCAGCGTTTTACTATTTATTCACATTCCAAGAGTATCCAGAACAGAGGAACAGTTTGCCAGCAACTTCATGGCAGAAATGAAAGCAGGATATCAGGCCATTGTAAAACATCCCATCGTTTTGAAGTTAACAATGGTCATGACCGTTGTAGCTCTTCTTTACATTCCACTGGGCACTTACTTTCCACTTATGACACGAAATCATTTTGAAAAAGGTGTTGTAGAAGCAGGGTTAGTTGAAATCGTCTTTGCCATTGGTTTAATAGCTGGGGGCTCGATAATAGGTGTATTAGGAGACCGCTTTGGTAAAGTAAAAACAATGGCCGTAGGAATGATGTTGATGGGTGTTGCTTTATTCGTTTCTGGGTTTCTTACACCATCGCTATTCTATGTATTTGTTGTACTGAGTAGCTTAGTGGGTTTATCTGGCCCAATATTTTCTGCACCATTTTATGCCTATATTCAAACAGAAATTGAGCCGCATTTACTGGGACGAGTATTTAGTTTTGTTACCAGTCTATCACTCCTTGCAACTCCAATTGGATACGCGATGGCCGGAATATTAATAGAGTTAACAAGCGTTTCAACTCTATTTTCGATAATAGGCGCTTTAATTATTCTAAATGGGTTTGTGGCTACCAAGACGAAATAG
- a CDS encoding penicillin-binding transpeptidase domain-containing protein → MKTIKLLFLLLALTIVVGCSPNTESIAQGPPEKPVQNIVDLSKSFKDITGTLVVKDIQSGQLDIYNEVNAQKSFSPMSSFKIMNSLVALQSGVIHKDNSTKKWDGALHPISTWNQDHDLQSAFANSVVWYYQELAPDIGADTMKKYITENEYGNQDISKGNIDDFWLDQGSLKISALEQISFLEKLCTNSLSFDQQVQQDVKEIMVIKKIGNTEFAGKTGSSQNGFGWFVGYLKNGDQIKVFATNVEGLVNKEDPPAGFVARDITVDALKSLKYLPEEFSLK, encoded by the coding sequence TTGAAAACAATTAAGCTACTGTTTCTATTGCTTGCACTTACAATAGTGGTTGGGTGCAGCCCCAACACAGAAAGTATAGCACAAGGTCCGCCCGAAAAACCTGTTCAGAATATCGTTGACCTATCCAAATCTTTCAAAGATATAACTGGTACCTTGGTGGTAAAGGATATTCAATCTGGTCAGTTGGATATATACAACGAGGTGAACGCTCAAAAAAGCTTTTCCCCGATGTCATCGTTTAAAATTATGAATTCTCTCGTCGCATTACAAAGCGGCGTCATACACAAGGATAATTCCACCAAAAAATGGGACGGGGCCCTCCATCCTATATCGACGTGGAACCAAGATCATGATTTACAATCTGCCTTTGCAAATTCCGTTGTTTGGTATTACCAAGAATTGGCTCCGGACATAGGCGCTGACACAATGAAAAAATACATAACTGAAAATGAATATGGTAATCAAGACATAAGTAAGGGTAATATTGACGATTTTTGGTTAGACCAGGGGTCTTTAAAAATCTCGGCCTTAGAACAGATCTCTTTTTTGGAAAAACTATGCACAAATAGCCTATCCTTTGACCAGCAGGTTCAGCAAGATGTTAAAGAGATTATGGTGATAAAAAAAATCGGCAACACTGAGTTTGCAGGCAAAACTGGTTCAAGCCAAAACGGATTTGGTTGGTTTGTAGGATATTTGAAAAACGGCGACCAAATCAAAGTGTTTGCTACTAATGTGGAAGGATTGGTAAACAAGGAGGACCCCCCAGCAGGCTTTGTGGCAAGAGACATCACAGTTGATGCTTTAAAGAGCTTGAAATATTTACCCGAGGAATTTTCCCTTAAATAA
- a CDS encoding BlaR1 family beta-lactam sensor/signal transducer yields the protein MGFLVFIPWLLKTSLVGSILVGLIIFIRSIFKNRLGPKWTYLLWFLLIIRLILPVAPESPLSILNLLHLFEPKSVENYIQDGQKLLGIETKPGHRESFQEMEHHSIAVERGMTPLGLFTIIWGLGVFALCAHTTYLNLRIRVGLRKCKVIKDPVVLGLFRQCQSELNSKDNVILVEGTISKIPLVIGVIKPYIVLPLGTRANLTQAELRYVLLHELAHVKRKDLWVNWLLYILQIMHWFNPFIWYGFYRLRLDREVCCDATVLAHLRTEEFRDYGLALISYLEKFPYWSPLIPVSSFGGSPFKERISRIATSNKQADKQGYFLMTVIFLLMALITLSDAEEASSYHNVKIKQLGDVKIVGLDQYFHDYAGSFVLYNLNDDRYEIYNAETSSKRFSPFSTYKIVSSLIGLETGVINEKTVISWDGTLYPVESWNQDHSLVSAIRKSVNWFFQEVDSRVGEKEIKRYFEQIDYGNCDISGGIKEFWLESSLRISPIEQVEFLRDMYTYKLPFAPSNVDVVKRAMRISEQPGAVLSGKTGSGIINDKIGIGWYIGYVEKGKDVFVFATHIQGNLSADGKMAASISRQILQDKNIL from the coding sequence ATGGGGTTTTTAGTTTTTATCCCTTGGCTGCTAAAGACATCCTTGGTGGGAAGTATTCTGGTTGGGCTAATTATATTCATCAGGTCTATTTTTAAAAATAGACTGGGGCCCAAATGGACTTATCTATTATGGTTTCTTCTAATTATTCGGCTCATCTTGCCTGTTGCACCTGAAAGCCCCCTTAGCATATTAAACCTGTTACATTTATTTGAGCCTAAATCGGTTGAAAATTATATACAGGATGGTCAAAAATTGTTAGGAATAGAAACCAAACCCGGTCACAGGGAAAGTTTTCAGGAAATGGAACATCATAGCATAGCCGTAGAGAGAGGAATGACTCCCCTCGGTCTCTTTACGATAATTTGGGGACTTGGGGTTTTTGCACTTTGTGCCCACACGACATACCTTAACTTACGGATAAGAGTAGGTTTAAGGAAATGCAAAGTAATAAAGGATCCTGTTGTTTTGGGTCTTTTTAGACAATGTCAGAGTGAATTAAATAGTAAAGATAATGTCATTCTTGTAGAAGGTACCATTTCTAAGATACCACTGGTAATCGGTGTTATAAAGCCTTACATAGTATTACCTTTGGGGACAAGGGCTAATTTAACCCAGGCAGAATTGAGATATGTCCTCTTACATGAATTAGCTCATGTTAAGAGAAAGGATCTTTGGGTCAATTGGCTACTGTATATTTTGCAAATTATGCATTGGTTTAATCCATTTATCTGGTATGGGTTTTATCGTCTGCGGTTAGACAGAGAGGTTTGTTGTGATGCCACTGTTTTAGCCCATTTGAGAACGGAAGAATTCAGAGATTATGGTTTGGCACTGATTTCCTATCTGGAGAAGTTTCCTTATTGGTCACCGTTAATACCGGTAAGCTCTTTTGGAGGAAGTCCGTTTAAGGAGCGAATAAGCCGAATTGCTACCTCTAATAAGCAGGCAGACAAGCAAGGATATTTCCTTATGACAGTTATTTTTTTACTTATGGCATTAATTACCCTTTCGGACGCTGAGGAGGCGAGTTCGTATCATAACGTTAAAATAAAACAACTCGGCGATGTAAAAATTGTCGGTTTAGATCAGTACTTTCATGATTATGCCGGCAGTTTTGTGTTATACAATTTGAATGATGACCGGTATGAAATATATAATGCTGAAACAAGCAGCAAGCGATTCTCCCCATTTTCAACCTATAAAATTGTCAGCTCATTAATTGGGCTTGAGACCGGAGTAATTAACGAAAAAACTGTAATAAGCTGGGATGGGACATTGTACCCTGTTGAATCTTGGAATCAGGATCATTCTCTGGTGTCTGCTATTAGAAAATCGGTTAACTGGTTCTTTCAGGAGGTTGACTCAAGGGTAGGAGAAAAGGAAATCAAAAGGTATTTTGAACAAATAGATTATGGAAATTGTGATATTTCAGGTGGTATAAAAGAGTTTTGGCTTGAATCTTCTCTTCGAATCAGTCCTATTGAACAAGTGGAATTTCTAAGAGATATGTATACATATAAATTACCCTTTGCCCCAAGCAACGTTGATGTGGTTAAAAGAGCCATGCGTATATCAGAACAACCGGGGGCGGTGCTGTCAGGGAAAACCGGTTCGGGAATTATTAACGACAAGATTGGAATTGGCTGGTATATCGGATATGTGGAAAAGGGCAAAGACGTGTTTGTTTTTGCCACCCATATTCAGGGCAACCTTAGCGCAGATGGAAAAATGGCAGCCAGCATAAGCAGGCAAATTCTCCAAGACAAAAATATATTATAG
- a CDS encoding BlaI/MecI/CopY family transcriptional regulator: MRQLPKISDAEWQVMKVIWSESPATANDVIKKLDGVIAWNDKTIKTLLGRLVKKGAISYQKEGRTYVYYPLVSEEECIKAENRSFLKRVYDGALSVMFVNFLEQHKLSQKEIEELKEILDKKGQ, translated from the coding sequence ATGAGACAATTGCCAAAAATATCGGATGCTGAGTGGCAGGTTATGAAGGTCATCTGGTCTGAATCACCCGCTACAGCCAATGATGTAATTAAAAAACTAGACGGGGTTATAGCGTGGAATGACAAAACCATCAAGACCTTGCTAGGAAGGTTGGTAAAGAAAGGAGCAATCTCTTATCAAAAAGAGGGGAGAACTTATGTTTATTATCCCCTTGTTTCCGAAGAGGAGTGCATTAAGGCGGAAAATCGCTCCTTCTTAAAAAGAGTCTATGATGGGGCACTTAGTGTCATGTTTGTTAATTTTCTTGAGCAGCACAAGTTATCCCAAAAAGAAATTGAGGAGCTAAAAGAAATTTTGGACAAAAAAGGGCAGTGA